One Flammeovirga agarivorans DNA window includes the following coding sequences:
- a CDS encoding serine hydrolase domain-containing protein, with translation MKKTLLSSLLVGISISQLFAQGANIHEQKGDYRTPISEFRNGFTQNQVQKFRENYNLSHLLKGGDDAVWWGLRTSELFPTSILEPTQEIMELGINLDTKIGEVKANTKHFGEISLDDFMVHPHSYAQGFLVVHKGEIVYENYQGMTEKDHHVWMSCAKIIPGLAVDLLISDGKINEELPIEHYIHEFRHTAYGKIKVKDIMDMTAGLNSEENDLTRSDSNSIATRLFLAEFGLPFKGEHQKVKDVLKSAEYQNLAGMKLEYSSSNTEMLVLLVESVTGKPFSAFVDQRIYSKIGAESSLNIHLSPDGIALGHGVVSSRLRDMARVGMLYTPSWNKIATEQVVSSEILEKIQKGTRSKEFYRNGYDGPVFIDRLGDDSMISNSRQWDAVWPNGDFWKAGLQGQGIYVSPEKDLVIVFFSTNGQDDSVHRYVRQIVNVIQ, from the coding sequence ATCCTCATTGTTAGTAGGAATATCTATTTCTCAACTGTTCGCACAAGGAGCTAATATTCATGAGCAAAAAGGAGATTATAGAACTCCAATTTCAGAATTTAGAAATGGTTTTACTCAAAATCAAGTTCAAAAATTTAGAGAAAATTATAACCTGTCTCATTTATTAAAAGGTGGAGATGATGCAGTTTGGTGGGGCTTAAGAACGTCAGAATTATTTCCTACATCCATCTTGGAACCTACACAAGAAATAATGGAGCTAGGGATTAACCTAGATACTAAAATTGGAGAAGTTAAAGCCAATACAAAGCACTTTGGAGAAATATCTTTAGATGATTTTATGGTACATCCTCACAGTTATGCGCAAGGGTTTCTTGTAGTACATAAAGGTGAAATCGTTTATGAGAATTATCAGGGGATGACTGAAAAAGACCACCATGTTTGGATGTCATGTGCTAAAATAATTCCAGGTTTAGCCGTTGATCTATTGATCTCAGATGGAAAAATAAATGAAGAATTACCCATAGAACATTATATCCATGAATTTAGGCATACTGCTTATGGTAAAATTAAAGTGAAGGATATAATGGATATGACAGCAGGGCTTAATTCAGAAGAGAATGATCTAACACGTTCAGATTCAAATTCTATTGCGACAAGGTTATTTCTAGCAGAGTTTGGTTTACCATTTAAAGGAGAGCATCAGAAAGTAAAAGATGTACTAAAAAGTGCAGAATATCAGAATCTGGCAGGGATGAAATTAGAATACAGTTCATCAAATACTGAGATGCTAGTTTTATTGGTAGAGTCTGTGACAGGAAAACCATTTTCAGCATTTGTAGATCAAAGGATTTATTCAAAAATAGGAGCTGAATCCTCTTTAAATATTCACTTATCACCTGATGGTATAGCATTAGGACATGGTGTCGTTTCAAGTAGATTAAGAGACATGGCTCGAGTGGGTATGTTGTATACGCCTAGTTGGAATAAAATAGCTACTGAGCAAGTTGTGTCATCAGAGATTTTGGAGAAAATACAAAAAGGTACAAGGTCGAAGGAATTTTATAGGAACGGATATGATGGTCCTGTTTTTATAGATCGATTAGGGGATGATAGCATGATTTCTAATTCAAGACAATGGGATGCTGTCTGGCCCAATGGTGATTTTTGGAAAGCAGGATTACAAGGTCAAGGTATTTATGTTTCTCCTGAAAAAGATCTGGTTATCGTATTTTTTTCAACAAATGGACAAGATGATTCTGTTCATAGGTATGTTCGTCAAATCGTTAATGTAATACAGTAA
- a CDS encoding DcaP family trimeric outer membrane transporter — translation MKKIQLFIIACLLFAGDIYAQGFVSDQLNKNKDTVEWKDPSFPGSWSVSGNGKVRMKIGGYMKNDFVYDVNGTRDKTQFLMSTIPVQGEADYGSSGYISFFSKETRINLDVRSKVNNTPVQMFVEGDFFSSTGNQFRMRHAYIKVGGFTFGQTWTNLTFLETLPFIIDFAAGDALFGGRSNQIRYETNINQNWMFGASIEYLENMGIENPNSLHGVAQAQLPLISMKFVYHKKNTKLFFGASAAQLNWTGGPEGMNASTPQLDVIFGGKRQIDRKNSVSWNVNYGIGSGENILAFIGSNANAVLTQDGQLVSMQSFSALVGYTHHWNDKLSSNFSYAYGWLMDIPDSRDPFALKAGGISHINLIWQPLKYFSTGIEYMRGTQRTANSNLGTANRFQLMTKFDF, via the coding sequence ATGAAAAAGATTCAACTATTCATTATTGCCTGTTTACTATTCGCAGGTGATATATATGCACAAGGCTTCGTGTCTGATCAACTAAACAAAAATAAAGATACAGTAGAATGGAAAGATCCTTCTTTTCCAGGTTCTTGGTCCGTTTCAGGGAATGGAAAGGTAAGAATGAAAATTGGAGGATATATGAAAAATGATTTCGTCTATGATGTTAATGGAACTAGAGATAAAACTCAATTCCTCATGTCAACTATTCCTGTTCAAGGAGAAGCGGATTATGGTAGTTCCGGTTATATCAGTTTCTTTTCTAAAGAGACAAGGATCAACCTTGATGTAAGAAGTAAAGTCAATAATACACCTGTCCAAATGTTTGTAGAAGGGGATTTCTTTTCTTCTACAGGAAATCAGTTTAGAATGAGACATGCTTATATTAAAGTAGGTGGGTTCACCTTCGGTCAAACATGGACGAATCTTACTTTCTTAGAAACTCTTCCTTTTATTATCGATTTTGCTGCAGGTGATGCATTATTTGGAGGGAGATCAAATCAGATTAGATATGAGACTAATATCAATCAGAATTGGATGTTTGGAGCAAGTATTGAATACTTGGAAAATATGGGTATTGAAAACCCTAATTCATTACATGGTGTTGCTCAAGCACAATTACCTCTCATCTCAATGAAATTTGTTTACCATAAGAAAAACACAAAGCTATTCTTCGGAGCAAGTGCAGCTCAATTAAATTGGACTGGAGGCCCAGAGGGAATGAATGCTTCTACTCCACAATTGGATGTTATTTTTGGCGGTAAGCGACAAATTGATAGAAAAAATTCTGTTTCTTGGAATGTAAACTATGGTATTGGCTCTGGTGAAAATATTTTAGCTTTTATTGGAAGTAATGCCAATGCTGTTTTAACCCAAGATGGGCAGTTAGTTTCTATGCAGTCTTTCTCTGCATTAGTAGGGTATACCCATCATTGGAATGACAAATTATCTTCTAATTTCTCTTATGCTTACGGTTGGTTAATGGATATTCCTGATTCAAGAGATCCATTTGCACTAAAAGCCGGTGGTATTTCACACATCAATTTAATTTGGCAACCGTTAAAGTATTTTTCAACAGGTATTGAATACATGAGAGGTACGCAGCGAACAGCCAATAGTAATTTGGGAACAGCGAATAGATTTCAACTGATGACAAAATTTGATTTCTAA
- a CDS encoding ferredoxin encodes MSKITITHQRNKCIGCNYCVEFAPDRWVMSKRDGKATLVGGVNKKGFYTTKVSPIELDENVKAAEACPVKIIKVKEF; translated from the coding sequence ATGAGTAAAATTACAATTACGCATCAACGAAATAAATGCATTGGCTGTAACTATTGTGTGGAGTTTGCTCCAGACAGATGGGTGATGTCAAAAAGAGATGGGAAAGCTACTTTGGTTGGTGGAGTCAATAAAAAAGGGTTCTACACTACTAAGGTAAGTCCTATTGAACTAGACGAAAATGTAAAGGCTGCAGAAGCATGTCCTGTAAAAATCATAAAAGTCAAAGAGTTTTAG
- a CDS encoding peptidase U32 family protein — MDQKFKKPATKRPVELMAPAGGFDSMMAAIQGGADSIYFGVEQLNMRARASMNFTLDDLEEVARICNENGVRSYLTLNTIIYEHDLSIMRRVVDRVKESGITAIIASDQAVIAYAFRVGVEVHISTQVNITNAETVRFYSTFADVMVLSRELSMVQMKTICDTIKNENITGPSGELVEVEVFAHGALCMAVSGKCYLSLHTQNSSANRGACVQNCRRKYKVIDIEDGHELEIDNEYIMSPEDLCTIDFLDQLLDTGVRVLKIEGRGKGPEYVKTVAQCYREAIDSYFDGTYTKEKGEQWKERMTEVYNRGFWGGYYLGQEMGKWTDQHGSKAKTRKVFLGNGRRYFKNIQVAEFQLETQKVKVGDKLLITGPTTGVVETVVEELHVNDEGKKEMAVKGDTFSIKLDTQIRPSDKLYKLVDAETVEA, encoded by the coding sequence GTGGATCAGAAATTTAAAAAACCTGCAACAAAGAGACCCGTTGAGCTAATGGCTCCTGCAGGAGGATTTGACTCAATGATGGCTGCCATTCAAGGTGGAGCCGACTCTATATATTTTGGGGTAGAGCAACTCAACATGAGAGCGCGTGCCTCTATGAACTTCACTCTTGATGATCTTGAGGAAGTTGCCCGTATTTGTAATGAAAACGGTGTAAGATCATATTTAACTCTGAATACAATTATCTACGAACATGATTTATCGATTATGCGTAGAGTTGTTGACCGTGTTAAGGAATCTGGTATTACAGCGATTATCGCTTCTGACCAAGCAGTAATTGCCTATGCTTTCAGAGTAGGTGTAGAAGTTCACATTTCTACTCAAGTAAATATTACAAATGCAGAGACAGTACGTTTCTACTCAACATTTGCAGATGTAATGGTACTTTCAAGAGAGCTTTCTATGGTTCAAATGAAGACTATTTGTGATACGATCAAAAATGAGAATATCACTGGTCCTTCTGGCGAATTAGTAGAAGTTGAAGTTTTTGCTCATGGTGCATTGTGTATGGCTGTTTCTGGTAAGTGTTACTTATCACTACATACACAAAACTCATCAGCCAATAGAGGTGCTTGTGTACAAAACTGCCGTAGAAAATATAAGGTAATCGATATCGAAGACGGACATGAGTTAGAAATCGATAACGAATATATCATGTCTCCTGAAGATTTATGTACTATCGACTTCCTTGATCAATTATTAGATACAGGAGTAAGAGTATTAAAAATCGAAGGACGTGGTAAAGGTCCTGAATATGTAAAAACAGTTGCTCAATGTTACAGAGAAGCAATTGACAGCTACTTTGATGGTACTTACACTAAAGAAAAAGGTGAGCAGTGGAAAGAGCGTATGACTGAAGTTTACAACCGTGGTTTCTGGGGTGGTTACTACCTTGGTCAAGAAATGGGTAAGTGGACTGACCAGCATGGTTCTAAAGCCAAAACTAGAAAAGTGTTCTTGGGTAACGGTCGTCGTTATTTCAAAAATATTCAAGTAGCTGAATTCCAACTGGAAACTCAAAAAGTAAAAGTAGGTGATAAACTATTAATCACTGGACCGACTACTGGAGTTGTTGAGACTGTGGTTGAAGAATTACATGTAAACGATGAAGGTAAGAAAGAAATGGCTGTAAAAGGCGATACTTTCAGTATCAAATTGGATACACAAATTCGTCCTTCTGATAAATTGTATAAACTAGTGGATGCAGAAACTGTAGAAGCTTAA
- a CDS encoding helix-turn-helix domain-containing protein has protein sequence MIDLLTLKIKNMVCDRCIHVVWQTLLDIDASVDRVELGTVYLQVPLSKDQQTLLEQKLGALGFEILNDKQKEVVESVKNFIHDKFQNLSMTTWSENFSDQLQKHIGKDYSYVSKLFSLTEGVTIEKFLSKQKIEKSKELISYDEMSLAEIADLLGFSSSQYLSSKFKQTIGLTPSEFKKQMHKPMRKSLDEI, from the coding sequence ATGATAGACCTTTTAACCCTGAAAATCAAAAACATGGTATGCGATAGATGCATTCATGTAGTCTGGCAAACATTATTAGATATCGATGCTTCAGTAGATAGAGTAGAGCTTGGAACGGTCTATTTACAAGTGCCACTATCGAAAGATCAACAAACTTTATTAGAACAAAAATTAGGGGCATTAGGTTTTGAAATTCTTAATGATAAACAGAAAGAGGTAGTGGAGAGTGTTAAGAATTTTATCCACGATAAGTTTCAAAATCTCTCAATGACTACTTGGAGTGAAAACTTCTCAGATCAATTACAAAAACATATAGGAAAGGATTATTCTTATGTGAGTAAACTATTTTCGCTTACAGAAGGGGTGACAATAGAAAAATTCTTATCTAAGCAAAAGATCGAAAAATCTAAAGAATTGATCTCCTATGATGAAATGTCGTTAGCCGAAATTGCTGATTTATTAGGCTTTAGTAGTTCGCAGTATCTTTCGAGTAAATTTAAGCAAACAATTGGTTTAACACCTTCCGAATTTAAAAAGCAGATGCATAAACCAATGCGAAAAAGTTTGGATGAAATATAA